The following is a genomic window from Pseudomonadota bacterium.
CGCCGTCGGCACTTCAGTCGGAATACCGAGCAAGCTTATTGACACTGGACCTAGCAATTCGTTCTTTTCCACGGCAAACGCCACCTTGAGCTTGGACCTTCGGAGGTCGGATCTTTCTTAATCACCTTGCTGTCAATCAGGGCGTAGCGGCCTCTACTCAATCCCAGGCCTTGAACGCACTTGTGTTCCTCTATGACGCAGTTCTGGCAAAACCATTGGGAGAGATGCGTGGCTTGAAACGCGTCCAGCGACGGCACCGTGTTCCCGTAGTTCTCAGCCGTGACGAGGTTAAGCGTGTCTTGAATCAGATAGGCGGAACCTGCGCTTGATGGCAGAACTTATGTAACGGCGCGGCGCTCCGTGTTCACGAATGTTGTACCTTGCGGATCAAGATCTTAGATTTTTCTTCCCGCGCTATTTCCATCCGGAACAGCAAAGGGCTCAAAAGACCGCACAACCGTGCTGCCGGACCTACTCTATCTTCCTTTGCAGGCCCACTTGGTCCGCGTTGTGACGCTACACCAAAATGACCTCTTAAAGGGAGATGGATTTGTCCCGATGCCGGATGCGCTAGAACGCAAATTTCCTTCCGCATCTCGAGCACGTGCGTGGCAATTTGTCTTCCCGTCCGCGGTGACCTGACGCTGGAAGGATGGCGTTCGATCGGTTCGTTGTTATGTTTCAGACTCTACTGTCCAACGTTCGTTTCGTGACGCGTTAAGGCATGCTGATATACAAAAGCACGCTAGCGTTCATTGCTTGCGTCATAGCTTCGCCACGCATCTGCTGGCTACGGGGACCGATATCCGCACTATTCAATTACTCCTGGGTCACCGGAGCCTCCAGACAACAATGCTCTATACGCATGTGTTGGAGGTTACAAGGCAAGTCTCTAGTCCCCTGGACCAACTATAGGCGATGATCGTCGCAACGGGGCATTAATGTCGCCGTTGCGACCGTCTACCGGTTTCCTTTCAGAAATTACTGCGGTGTATCTGTGACAATGACTTTAGGTCAGCCGCTCAGCGATCGCCGACGCTCGACAACTAACACGTGTTCGGTGGTCGCGATAACCGCCGGGCGTCCATGCCCGTGAGGCCGCGCGACACGCTGTAGACGCTCATGAGGTGTGGGTAAAACCCCATCCACGACTGTCGCCGTACTGACCGTGGTTGCGCACCGCACCTATCACGCCTTCTCAAACGGCGTTGAACGTCCATATTGACAACCACTCAGGCCGCAGATTGCCAATCGGGCCTTGGTGACTTCGCGTGCTGTACCGCGCGAAAATTTGACCGAAGCCCCAAGCGACCCGACTGTTGGCACGTGCCTTCGTTAGGTCGCAATGCAAGCAACAACGATCCTGAGATCGCCATCAAAAAGTTGGTAAACGCAGTTGGTATAACCACGATTCTTTGCCACAATTTGCCAATGCGAACGCGAACCAGTGGATTGAACGCGATCCAGCGAGAAGCTTTGTGACTGTTTTAATTTGTATTATGATGTAACTCGTTGAACCCAATAGGGTGTGGAATCCGCTTTCGGGAGGCAGGGGTCGTAGGTTCGAATCCTGTCACCCCGACCATTTCATCCAGGTATTCAGGTGCGAGCCACCGCCGCACTGGCAGTGAGTACCGCGACCGCGCCACGCGCCGCTCAATTTTTCGGGCCGCGTCCCGCTAATCAAAAAGGAATTGCTCACCCGGTGCCGCGCCGTTGTCTGCCCGAAGCGATCTGCTGAACAGGCTCCTTGCCAGCCAATTCTTTTACGTCGTCTTCGCGCTGGTGATGATGACCCTGGACGTCCTCACCGGGCGCTACCTGCAATTTCCCGTGCTGTACATCATCCCGGTCGTGCTGTCGGCGTGGTATCGCGAGGACAAGACCACTTACGTGCTTGCCATCGGGCTGCCGCTGGCGCGCTTCTTCATTCGCGAATACGTGGAACCTCCTTATCCGTTGATTTTTGCGGCCACCAATTACGCCGTGCGCGCCATGGTGCTCACGCTGCTCGCCTGGCTCGTGCAGCGCACCGCGCGTCAAACGAATGAGCTCCGGGAGCGTGTACAAGGGTTGGTCCGGATGTGTGCATGGAGTCGCACCGTCGAATTCGAAGGGCAATGGCTGACTTTCGAAGAATACTTGAAGCGCCGTTTCGGACTGGATACGACGCACGGCATCTCGCCCGAAGAAGAAAAGAAAGTGCTTGCCGCCCTCAAGCCGAACAAGGACGCCGCGCCGGACGCGGGTTGAGGTTCACCACTCCGCCACTCGCGCGGCGGAACGTCGCGTAATTATTCCCGCGTCACCACCAAGGACGCGTTCTGCCCGCCGAAGCCAAACGCGTTGACCTGCAAGGTTTCGATGCGTCCCTCGGCGGGTGCCTTTATCACGGCATGCAGCTTGCCGACTTCCGGCATGAGTTCGCGTTCGTCGTAGGTGCCGGCGGTCGGCATGAGTGCGTTCTGGCTCATGCTGAACAATCCCACCATCAGCCCGAGCGCGCCGGCCGGTCCGTGCGGGTGTCCGAAATTGCCCTTGGGCGACATCACGCGCAGTGGCGCTTTCCGGTCGCCGTAAATGCGATTCAACGCAGCCAGTTCGGCGATGTCGCCTACCGGCGTGCCGGTGCCATGCGCCACCACGGCATCGACGCCATCCTTGCCGCGCGCCAGGCCGGCGGTTTCGATGGCGAGTTCCATCACGCGCTGCTCCCAGCGGCCTTCCGGCTCCGGTGACGAAGGATGGTAACCATCGGCGAGCGTGGCATAGCCACGCAGGCGTCCATGGATGGTGGCGCCGCGCTTGCGCGCGCGGTCGGCGCGCTCCAGCACGAACATGCCGGCGCCTTCGCCGAGCATTACGCCGAAGCGCTCGATGTTGAACGGCCGGCAGGTCTTCAGGGGATCGGGCTGCGGCCGGAACATCTTGTTGTTGCGCGCACCGAAAAACACCAGCGGACTGATAGCGCAATCGGTGCCGCCGGTGATGGCGACGTCGATTTCTCCCGATTCGATCATGCGCGCCGCGATGCCCATCGCGTCATGGGACGACGCGCAGGCGGTGGCGATGGAAAGCTGCGGCCCGTGCAGACCATAGCGCAGGGCAATGTGTGCGGCCGGCATGTTGAGCAGATGGTTGACCATGAACTTGGACGACACGGCGGCCGGCCCCTCGATGCTGAGTCGCGCCTGGTCATCGGCCAGCGAATCGACACCGCCGAGTGCGCTGCCGATGACCACCGCGGTGCGCATCGGATCAAATTCTTCAATGCCCGCATCCTTGACGGCCTGCGCGGCGGCGGCCACCGCGTATTGCGAGAAGGCGGTCGAGTTGCGCACCACGCGCTCTTCCATCCAGGCGCTGGCATCGAAACCATCGATGAGCGACATCCAGATGTTCTCGTGGTCGTCCCTTGATGCCACCGGGCCCGCCACCACCTTGCCGGCCAGCAGGTTGGCGTTGAAGTCCCGCACGTTCAAGCCGATGGATGAGATCACACCGAGACCGGTAATGGCGACGTTTTCCACGATTTCTCTCCTGTGCCGTCGGCACGGCGCCGAGCGACGCAGGCCTTGCGACATCGACCAGCCAGGCGTGGCACGCCACGGCAGGCCGGTGGCAGGCGTCACCGGGGTGGCGACGCCCGCGCGCGCCGCTGCTTACTTGCGGCCCTTGGCCTTGGCGGCGGGTTTGGCCGCGGCCTTGCCCTTGCCCTTCACCGGACCGAAGTAGCTGGCGGGATTGTTGACCATCAGCTTGTCGATGATGGCGTCCGGCACACCCGCCTTGCGCAGCGCCGGCAGGATGTTGCGCGAGATGTGCGCCATGTTCCAGTTGGGCGAAGCGGCGATCATGCCGTCCAGCGCGCCGGTATC
Proteins encoded in this region:
- a CDS encoding beta-ketoacyl-[acyl-carrier-protein] synthase family protein; protein product: MENVAITGLGVISSIGLNVRDFNANLLAGKVVAGPVASRDDHENIWMSLIDGFDASAWMEERVVRNSTAFSQYAVAAAAQAVKDAGIEEFDPMRTAVVIGSALGGVDSLADDQARLSIEGPAAVSSKFMVNHLLNMPAAHIALRYGLHGPQLSIATACASSHDAMGIAARMIESGEIDVAITGGTDCAISPLVFFGARNNKMFRPQPDPLKTCRPFNIERFGVMLGEGAGMFVLERADRARKRGATIHGRLRGYATLADGYHPSSPEPEGRWEQRVMELAIETAGLARGKDGVDAVVAHGTGTPVGDIAELAALNRIYGDRKAPLRVMSPKGNFGHPHGPAGALGLMVGLFSMSQNALMPTAGTYDERELMPEVGKLHAVIKAPAEGRIETLQVNAFGFGGQNASLVVTRE